The Lipingzhangella halophila genome segment GCGCGCCGGGAATCCGCTCCGCCGTCCGGCGCGACATCTCCGGGGTGCACGAGTAGTCGTACTCACCGGTGAGCATGACGACCGGGCACCGCTGGGTGTCGATGTGCGGCACCCGGTCCCTGCCGTCCCAGTCGCCGCTGTAGAACAGGATGTCGCCGTAGAACGCGCCGTGCCCTCCCTGCGAGTAGCCCCACCACACCTCGGCGCGGTACTCGGGCGGGCTCTGCGGAGCCATGAGGCCGTCGACCCACTCGGGGACGAACAGGGCCTGGTTGACCCGCGGGTCGAGAGCCCAGCGCACCTGCCGGCCGGGCACGGCGTCGCTGGCCTCACAGGCTACGACGCCGCCGAGGCGGTCGGGGTGCCGGTAGGCCAGTTCGAGGCAGATCTCCCCGGCCATCGAGGCGCCGACGACGATCGGCTGGCGCAGTCCCAGTTCCTCCACCAGCGCCATGACCGTTCGGGCGTAGGTATCGGTGTCCAGGGCGTAGCTCCCGGGCACGGCGCCCGGTGGCGGCGGGGACTTGCCATGCCAGGGAAGATCGAAGGAGACCATGCGCAGGCGCGAGCGCAGCGCCGGGTTGGCGAGCAGGTGGTGGAACTGGGCGCAGTCCGCGCCCGCGGTGTGCAGGAACAGCACGTCGCGGCCGGAGCCCGCGGTCTCGTAGTAGACGCGCTGGCGCGATCCGGTGACGTCGAGGTGCAGGTAGCGCCCGGTTACGGCGTCGTGGCCGGCCGCCTGCCGGCGGTCGTCACCGTCGTGCGCGCCGTCCGCTGGCGCCGAGCGCGCGTCCGGTGCCGCTGCCCCAGATGCGGCCTCCCGGCCGAGCTCCAGCACGCGCCGAACGAGGTGGGCGTGCTGGGCGAATACCAGTTCGTCGCCGAGCACC includes the following:
- a CDS encoding alpha/beta fold hydrolase, yielding MRDSGSEHAWSEFVDRWSGRCARDPELATLAQGATVGFGLRHGTDRAEFRFSDGRFATGASAATTESGPEFEVSAPPAEWSRFFEAVPRPPYQSFFGMLMRVSGAEVLGDELVFAQHAHLVRRVLELGREAASGAAAPDARSAPADGAHDGDDRRQAAGHDAVTGRYLHLDVTGSRQRVYYETAGSGRDVLFLHTAGADCAQFHHLLANPALRSRLRMVSFDLPWHGKSPPPPGAVPGSYALDTDTYARTVMALVEELGLRQPIVVGASMAGEICLELAYRHPDRLGGVVACEASDAVPGRQVRWALDPRVNQALFVPEWVDGLMAPQSPPEYRAEVWWGYSQGGHGAFYGDILFYSGDWDGRDRVPHIDTQRCPVVMLTGEYDYSCTPEMSRRTAERIPGAHFAVMPELGHFPHAENPPRFAAHLSDALTTIDTHSPKPEPADDHH